One Eleginops maclovinus isolate JMC-PN-2008 ecotype Puerto Natales chromosome 22, JC_Emac_rtc_rv5, whole genome shotgun sequence DNA segment encodes these proteins:
- the LOC134859146 gene encoding uncharacterized protein LOC134859146, whose translation MPRDRKRTTDRGVPLPIMSLAAATVTNERRTVRSVAKQYSICHTTLYRFMKKRERLGPGEEMRTGYWTPRRVFSAEQEDSLADYLRRAADLFYGLSTKEVRRLAFQLAFFYKCSYPDTWNECSMAGREWFFGFMKRHPCLSIRCPQATSLSRNTSFNRHNVSMFYDNLAMVIDRYHFEGTDIWNMDETGVTTVQEPENVVAGRGVRQVGAVTSGERGTLVTVACAGNALGNMIPPMFIFPRVHFKDHFIRDGPPGCIGAANKSGWMLEEHFLQFLQHFQHHTRASLYSKVLLILDNHSSHLSVAGINFCRENGIVMLSFPPHCSHKLQPLDRTVYGPLKRHVNSFCDSWMRSHPGLTMSIYDIPGIVRLALPLAGTPVNVQNGFRCTGIWPYHRDIFNESDFAPSLVTDRPPPLVLPEQAGSSCSVLPVLPPVLPEQDDLHQV comes from the exons atgccacgagacagaaagaggacaaCAGATAGGGGTGTCCCTTTACCTATTATGTCCTTAGCAGCTGCTACAGTGACAAATGAACGCAGGACAGTGAGGTCTGTTGCAAAACAGTATTCCATTTGCCACACAACCCTCTACCgctttatgaaaaaaagagaaaggctAGGTCCAGGAGAAGAGATGAGGACAGGGTACTGGACTCCCAGGAGGGTGTTCTCAGCTGAACAGGAGGATAGTTTGGCAGATTATCTTAGAAGAGCAGCTGACCTTTTCTATGGTCTCAGCACTAAAGAG GTTCGTCGATTGGCCTTCCAACTGGCTTTCTTCTATAAGTGCTCCTACCCTGATACCTGGAATGAGTGCTCCATGGCTGGCCGGGAGTGGTTTTTCGGGTTCATGAAACGACACCCCTGTCTGTCTATACGGTGCCCTCAAGCTACTAGTCTGTCTCGGAACACAAGTTTTAATCGCCATAATGTGTCCATGTTCTATGATAATCTTGCCATGGTAATTGACAGATATCATTTTGAAGGAACAGACATATGGAATATGGACGAGACTGGGGTCACAACGGTCCAAGAACCAGAAAATGTTGTTGCCGGGCGCGGCGTCAGACAGGTGGGGGCAGTAACCTCCGGAGAAAGAGGAACGCTCGTGACCGTTGCATGTGCGGGCAATGCATTAGGGAACATGATTCCACCCATGTTCATCTTCCCGCGGGTCCATTTTAAGGACCATTTCATCCGGGATGGCCCGCCTGGATGCATTGGTGCCGCAAACAAGTCGGGATGGATGTTGGAAGAgcattttcttcagtttttgcaacattttcaaCACCACACGAGGGCCTCACTGTATTCAAAGGTCCTCTTGATTCTCGACAACCATTCCTCCCATCTTTCTGTTGCCGGGATTAACTTTTGCAGAGAAAATGGAATTGTCATGCTGTCTTTCCCACCCCATTGTTCCCACAAACTACAGCCACTCGACCGCACTGTCTATGGCCCCCTAAAACGCCATGTAAACTCCTTCTGCGACTCCTGGATGAGAAGCCACCCAGGCCTTACGATGTCAATTTATGACATTCCGGGGATTGTTAGGTTGGCCCTCCCATTGGCTGGAACACCCGTCAATGTCCAAAATGGCTTCAGATGCACTGGAATTTGGCCTTATCACCGTGACATATTTAACGAAAGTGACTTTGCGCCGTCTTTGGTGACAGACCGGCCGCCACCATTAGTTCTCCCGGAGCAGGCTGGGTCATCCTGCTCCGTTCTTCCAGTTCTTCCACCAGTTCTTCCGGAGCAGGAT GACCTGCATCAGGTGTGA